The Bicyclus anynana chromosome 9, ilBicAnyn1.1, whole genome shotgun sequence DNA window TACGTGAATTTTAGTTAACAACatgattttgtaatattaacatcTATGGTATCTAGGGGTTTCTTTAATTCTTCAATGTTTCCGAACGTAGATAGAGAATTGACATAAATGGAAAAacacttctctgtctacgtagCCGAACTAAGTTTTAGGTCAAAGTATCCGAacgtttacttttttttttaataataaactgattttacggctctgggttctaagttttttattaatataacacAACGACGGAATAGGAcggaatatttttaaacacattGAAATCGCTTCttctgtcaattttagttttgattcacatacattttggatcacaaaaagtaaaaattagcaCTTTAGTGCATCTGCATTAAAGTTTACTCTATACAATCGTTTCTAaagtttcttttattaaaaacaagttaGCTTAAACCTTCCTGAGCTGAGAGTCCGCGGGCATCGCCCCCTTGATGTTGCTTCTTCTATTGCTAAATATTAATTTCCTCTTTGATTGCTAATTGCTAAGCGTTTTCTTCTGTGGCCACTGGCCATATCCATCATTAATGGTGGAAGcataaatgtaaaaaacaaagcgACCTTTCATGctatcggtgatgagtccgagcTATCTTGGAAGTCACGCGTATTTTTTATTCCACGAAATTCGACACAAACAATAACGAAAGATTCGCCATGTTATCGCAGATTGTAGACAACTCGATATTGCCGAGTAATTGTTGACCTTATGCCACTAGTACTTATGGTCCTTCGTAACAGTATACTTACCTACTCAATTTATGGGACTGTGGATATCTAAATTAATACTCTAAGCAACTTTAAGAGAAATCGGTTTTATTAAGGTCGAAGAATCGTTTATACAaaacaatgtaataataataacaaaacaatatttctattaatatttatctaaataatttttttatctaaataaagtacatatttaaagaaatattttatttacatgaaaaaattacacttctGGGTACAATTTAAGATTTATCTGCAAATTAAAAATGCATGtaggttatataatattatttgtttataacattttatcacAGCATTATTGTTTTTACCACTTTCacaaacttttattttcttaaaatcttTTAAGTTAAAATACGTTTCATACATATAAGTAAAATCAAAGTGTATGTcaatgatttcaaaataactgtgtctTCTCCCGTTCTTATATGTATAGTTATGGTATTTACATAGTGCTAAAACACAAATAagctttttgaaatttttgaaatattagtatagattacggcacatgtgcgtaatgtgatacattacgatattgaaattggtgaaataaaataagcgatacttgacgagcaaatgtgttataaaaatgatTATTTGATGACTGGCTAAATGAATTGCAAATacatattgaaacaaaaaaaaacctttaatgGGAGTTTTACTGGTAGATAGAGGTAGGCTATTGTCTATTGACAAACATATTTAGCCATTTAGATACTTGTTAGTCACTATCCCGGAAATCCGTGGTTCTTGCGGGATTTGTTTcatcaatataatttttttttcgctagCAAGTGAATTTCCTTGaactcatttttaatataaccaaGGTATTCCTTATATTGGACACATACATGTCGCGGTGGTTTACAGTTAATTTATGTTATTCATTATCTTCTTTCTTGATTCAGTATTTATCAATGAATGGTTCAATCAGTTCTGTGCCCATTCTCTCTTTTATCATTCGGAGAGATATGGAGAAGACTTCGTGAGCTATTTCCTTGTCTCTAGCCAAGCTGGCTGGTTCACAATAGAAGCAATTGTTGAAGTACAGCCCTGTTACCCCCTCTAGTTCAGCGGCTGTGGCCACATACACTGTAGTTGCAGCAGCTTGTtgctaaaaaaagaaagaaaaaaaataagttgttataattatgtatgtaaaaatttGGAATATTTTCTTACTAATTTCGTTTCTTGCCCAGGATctgtggaacatttttacaatagaTTCTGTTAGCTAactaccaggtaataaaaaaatctgagcgtcggaacgagataatgtaccacgaaATGTATATATGTAGGACATTTTGGCTGTtatgttgtataactattaattaagcaacagtaaaatctggttattaagagcgcgcagcacgtcggtaggatatggataaaattcgaacaTATAACAAGTAaacacgtgagtgaaaagcacggagcgattaaCGCgggacgcaaattttatgacgtgagcgccaaaaccatttttacctacttgcaagtaaattaaacaacataacgaaaaacaaaatggccatgttcaagatatatacctaattttctatacaaaacaaaaatttaagaaaataagtttgctattcctgagattgaaagcagaatgtgagcaaaacatgtatttttcaaaaaaacaaaatatcgagaaaagttttacaaattgtgtattttgtatagtcataacgaagctaacactttgaaatatcatttacccaaatatcaggctcctaactttttcaGAACactttgtaaccaccaaattacatattgcacactcttaacaacttttggtaaactcttCTCCTCCCACCTTATATCAATAACaaggttattaaaatatattattaaccagctggttttttttactgtatgtATGAATTGGAAGGATGTTATTTGTTTGGacaaatgttataattttgatTGTGTTTGTTTCGAACATGCTCTGAAACCGCGGGGGATCTGCTAGTGTATGAATAtgattgaaaaagaaaattggccaacaaaaaactaattttgttaCTTCAGttgcaatataatttttatactgttTTTCACAGATCCCGCAGGAATCAAggatttttcaagaaaaaaatttTCCTCGTATGTTGCCTCATGTATACTTTGCATCAGGTCTCATTTGTCGCTTTGCCAAAATTTATCTAATCagttcagttattttgaaaaaatgttaaatagaaAAGTGATCTTACCAGAGACTTGGTAAATGGGCGTGCCACAAAGAAAAGCAGTTTGTACACCCACCAACTGTTTTGTAAATTTGTTGACACCATGTTGCCGGGATGTAAAGAGTTAACGCAGATGCCCTTGTGCTTCCATTCTTCACTTAATACCTGAAATGTTGATTACCTTTTATTAaacctaattaataaaaaataattatgaactaACACCCGCGATTCCATTCACGAGAAAATGAATGTAAGGAATGTAAAGATAATGATGGCATATCATGGACTTTCTTTTGCAGATCTTTAAAAGAAGAATAGCCCACAAATCCACCATGCATTGTTTGGTTGTATTTCAAAGGGATTATGCAGCGATATTGACGAAGGCACCCAGGCGGTTTGACCTCTTTTCCCTAGCATCCAACAATTATCTCCACATTACAAACGATTTGTACAAAACCTTCATAAATTATATACCAAAACCTTTCTcatcaatcactctatctattcaTGAAAATTTGCGTAAAGCACAAACAGGctgttagtaaaatattaaaggatattgatgatgatgtcttataaataaatatttcttatttcttaCCATAGCAGTTATAACATTGTAAAGTTTTGAATTGCCATAAGCTATCATTGCACTGTAATTATCTTTCGGATGTGCCAAATTCTGCTTTACAAATACATTTGTTAAACTTGCTGTCctgtaaaatttacaaaataaaatgtttttaactttttacacAACTGACATTCTTTAGtcttaaaagttatttttttcactactaTTTAAACTGATTCTTCGATTTTGGATTATGTCTTGGTTACGATTTCTGGGTTGGGCTATAGATgggcttagtttttttttcttctaaaaagtttttagataaaattctcaggcaagttgagaagttggtggtgttattcCATGGGGTAGAGCTTCGTAGAGCACGGTGAGCTGTTggtcccgattattatcattaacatctagtACTGGTTGTTTATCGCTCTAAACACGCCAACCCATTTGAGCAGCATTGCGGGTTTACACTCTATATCCCCTCACTTATAAGAAGAGAGAGGCCTAGCCCCGTaagccattaaaatagactaataatgatgaaaaaggTTACCTGTGCGACTCTGAAGATACAAACACAACTCTGGATCCATTCTTTAGCAATGGCTCCAGCAATAGCGTAAAATACATGTGAGAGAGGTGATTGACTTGGAATGTCCTGTCGAGCTTGTCCTCTGTCTCTTCATATGGAAGACCAAACACGCCAGCGTttagtattaaaatatcaatgtggctgaaattttaaaatatataattatataaaaaaaattgcaaacttCTATGTATGTTATTCTAAAAATCATGGTCATTGAAAATCCAAACACTTTGATCTCTTGAAATAATGAGTATTGCAATTTTTATGATTGATTATGCTgtacaaagtaaataatttattgatatatgatattaaaagtaaaatacctTTGAATAGCATAGGGTAAAAAAGTAGGTTTTGGGTatgtgtatgtaaaaaaatttccTTCTTTTAAGCTACAACTCTAATATACGTTTTTTTAGTAATAAGCTGGCACAAGACACCACAGGCATGTCTCTTAATAAGTACAAATTATATTGATAAAACTCTTACAAAGTAATAAACCTGATAGTCATCTCTCTTTGCCGACTGATAGCCAACTATGATAGTGGCTGGATACTTTACAGACTAGTCGGCATTATTATTATCTCTGAGTATTATATTGCTATGCACATATAgggtttaattataatataatacagtaataataaaaaaatataatgtaaaaaacttTTGAAACTACAATAGTAGTTTAATACTTACTCAGAAAAAACAGTTTTGACAGCCCTAGCACATTGTTTCACACTTTTCAATGAGCTCAAATCTAAATGTATTGCTTTCAAATTCTCATCTGATGCATTTGTTTCTTTAACAATTTTTTCAATTGCCACCTGTGTAGCTTCCATGTTGCGATTAGCCAATAATATATTACAGCCATGTCTTGCCAGGGATTTGGCTGTTTCATAACCTATGCCAGCATTGCACCCAGTTATTACAGCATATTTACCAGACAAATCTACACCATGTAAAACCTGTAATTAGAAAAGATgggaaatttaaaaatcattaactATTACATACTACTAAAACTCTTAGGAATGTCAGGCCACTCTGAGATTGCATTTCTGGAAGGTTGTGATTGAATAAGCAATGTAACTTTGAACTGGCGTATGAGGATGTTAAACTGCtctgtttcaaggttatgctaACTGTTTGTAtatgtagtgatgagacaaaaacaaggtaattgtaattaaatatgttgGATTGATttgatcacgacctgtcagaaacgccaTCTCTGAGCAGccagatatttaatttatattcatttttaagGGTATTTTGTGATAGTAAGGGTTTTATgtgatagtttaaaaaaaactgatatttcTGTTCTCTTCCAATTAGTTGATAAGACTGTGTTAAGAATTGATGTAAAACCCATGATCTCTCAGAATGAAGTACAGCCCCTTTACCAAGAAACAATAGGAGCTTATAAATGTGCTATATAACTATATGTGTATATAGTTTTATAAATGTGTTACATCTTTAAAGagtaaagaaaagtaaaaataaaactttgttaGTTCAAATATGATTTATAGTTCTTGGTTCTTTAGTTCATAGCATAGCATCCTGTTGAGTACTTCCAatagttttttgaaaaaaaaaaactataatatatgttttattgttttgaaaTTGTTTATAGTTAAAGATGTCTATATTTGACTTTGAAAGATACTTGAAGTGCTActctaaatatattatttaatccgGCACTGATGATTAGTATGGAAAccaatttaaaatcaaaacaaaccATAATATGCACTTACTTGAAAAGCTGTGGTTGACCCATCAAATCTTTGACGAAAATCGTGCACATGTTTTTTTTCCGTCGTCGCAAATGCTAGCCTTGGATCCACGTACGTTTTATTTCCAGTTTCCAGGTGGACATACAGTGGTTTCTCATTAGCATCCATAGTTTTCGTCCAACCAAAGGGCAAATCCTTGGGTATGACTTTTTTTTGACCCGTCCGTGGATGGGTCCACTGAGTTCTATTATTAGAAGTgctgtaatattataatcacgaTCCACGGTAAATTTTAGAGATTAGATTAGTGTAGTACGcatcacattttattttgaactgCGGAAATGTTTTGAGTTTATATCGTAAAGCCTGCATACATCCTAAGGTTTAAAGTAACACTacgaatttaaaataattataaataatatatgaatttCCTTACTTAACAAAATAAACGTTTCCATCTTCAGTAGATCTCTCAACCCAACCTAGAGGTAGCTCATCTTCGCTATCCGAGTCTAATATTGCATTGTGCATTTTTATGAGTAAgctaatacaaaaaataacttattataaaatcaacacTGCGATTAATGATAAACACAAGATTTTGTGCCGGAAGAAGTATAGTcataaaacttttttgtttacattCAGAAATGTACtcaattgtcaatgacaaaagaAATAGAGAATAATgttgtcaattgtcattgtcaaatatcacGTGGTCTGTTTATCTATGGTTATCGTAGACACGAAAGTAAATAGACTGAGAGAAAACATCTATCGCAtacagtaattaatttaaagaaatgtaACTCACCCAAATCCACCAACAAAATTTTCTGATctatcgttttttgagggggagtTTCCCAACaagacatgtcccaattttgtatggaggctgggcctttattctgAGTGTTAAGTAAGCGgaactaattatttttatcttatatatggaacccgcatttttttttattaattcatcatcatcatcatcatcatcatcatcatcatcatcatcatcatcatcatcatcatcaccattatcatcatcatcaacatcatcatcatcatcatcatcatcatcatcatcatcatcatcatcatcatcatcatcatcatcatcatcatcatcatcatcatcatcataatcatcatcatcattatcaacccatattcggttcactgctgagctcgagtctcctctctgaatgggaggggttaggatgttttcctttaccgatttttattaattataaataactttttatttacaagagttagtaagattagtaaattatataaaattaattatataaaatgtattttccaACTGAAAAAATTAATGAAGAATTTTTACCATGGCAACATGCTCGCAATTCATACCCTGGTCCCTGACAGATTGTCCGTGATGTTCGCGTAGtcacgtttttaaaacaatttaaggaATTGTTTTGTTCATGTTTCTctgatttaatgtttctttttattgtcTTGTACTAATTATGACATCAACAGCTTACAATCATAtgaatatgaattcaattccgcATAATTTTATTGGctattttgaacacttttaccaTACTGTTACTGTATTgtgtatgtttaatttgtagacaaagaagcgtaaaaaaatatatctagttATTGCgagttccaaaaattctgaaattattttctaaacagcaatttgtatcttctatccgtaaaaaaatactatcgacctgcataaaaattataaacactaATGGCcaattttgggacatgtcctttgattCGCAAGCCAGACgaatgtaatttttacacagcctCGCTTGTACTCGTTACAACGCTGTATCTACTCTTAAATCTACGCGTAACatagaattaattaaactataaataataacaaatgaaacgtaacttcatattttagtaaactagaatcCATATGACATACTGatattttagggagctctttacacgacgataACGATTACTACAATGAAATAACAATTCTGAACACTTTATACAGACGCGTTAGATCGttattatactttgacagagggcaGAGGCATCTCTAGCTAACGTAGCGCctgggtgcaatcatcacctaGCGCCCTCTAGTACCTAAGCGTGCTGAGCACTGTTAAAACGGAATATGTACATACAAACAGCACTTCAAGTTACCACTATCGCTATCTGTGTAACTAACTAATTTCTTTGTAGTCGCCTATTTTCAAAAGtagatttcaaaaatttgtcTGCAAACATTTTTGGAACTGTGATAGTTTTAGTTTGGGAAGATAGATGTAAGATACGTAACACCCACTGTAATTACACggataaaaaaaattcgaaaacaaaaaaacgaGTAGTTGCGCTCGGGCGCCCTTGAGAATGCGGCGTATCCCTTGCTCTCTAGGTAAAGACGCCTctgacagaggggtaacattTAGTGTTTAGGCAGGACCCTACATAATTCGTCTGAGGGTAGATGAATAAAAAGAACTATTTTGTATcaaaactataatatttttattaactaagtAGGTAAGCTTTGGTAATAAcgagattaataataataattaaagtaaccAGGACGTatgtgtaattaattaataagtatcaCTGTTTTTTCGTTAAAGGTGTGTGAACTCCATCTTTGTTTTCTCGCTGTCTTTGTCTTTTGATCTCGGTAGCAGCAACGACAAGGCTCCACaaactaaaaaatatgttaattattaaaaataaacaaaaaatgtagattaacataattaatatgTCTTTATGTATTATGTGCTGAGACTAGAAAATG harbors:
- the LOC112047264 gene encoding WW domain-containing oxidoreductase, which translates into the protein MHNAILDSDSEDELPLGWVERSTEDGNVYFVNTSNNRTQWTHPRTGQKKVIPKDLPFGWTKTMDANEKPLYVHLETGNKTYVDPRLAFATTEKKHVHDFRQRFDGSTTAFQVLHGVDLSGKYAVITGCNAGIGYETAKSLARHGCNILLANRNMEATQVAIEKIVKETNASDENLKAIHLDLSSLKSVKQCARAVKTVFSDHIDILILNAGVFGLPYEETEDKLDRTFQVNHLSHMYFTLLLEPLLKNGSRVVFVSSESHRTASLTNVFVKQNLAHPKDNYSAMIAYGNSKLYNVITAMVLSEEWKHKGICVNSLHPGNMVSTNLQNSWWVYKLLFFVARPFTKSLQQAAATTVYVATAAELEGVTGLYFNNCFYCEPASLARDKEIAHEVFSISLRMIKERMGTELIEPFIDKY